The following DNA comes from SAR202 cluster bacterium.
TGCCACAGGCTGCTCCACCCATGGCGTCCAGGTGGACTCTTTCTGCCGGCAGAAGGTGATCGCCGCAACGATGGGCGTGACTCCGGTCCGTCCGCCGGTGAGCATTGCCGCGAGCGACTCTACCTGCTCCTTGCCCGGCTGGAAGCCGTCCAGGAAGCGATAGACGTCCGGCGCGACGTCCTTGAGTCCTGCTCTTGCGAGCATACGCAGGTAGCTATCCTCGCCTAATGCCGACCCCAGGTCCGCGATCCCCTTCCCCACATTTGCCTCATACCATCCGGCCGCGGCCGACCGCGGCGCGTCGAGGACTACGTCGACTTTGCCACTGTCCAATGCGGCGGGATAAGAGGTGTCCGCCAGGCTCACAAGCTCAACTGCGTAGGAGTACCCGTACACGATAGCGTAGCCGGCAATGCTGTTCAGCAACTCCGTCTCTCGCGAGTCCGGGCGAACGCCGATCCTGATGGGGCCGAGCTTGGGGACCAGGTTAGGCACGAAGAAGCTCTCCGGCGTGCCCACTGGCGGCGCGATGGTTGGAAGCGGGGTGCCGTTGGGCGACGTGGCAGGGGCGTGGTAGCAGTAGGAGGAGCGGCAGTATATCTTGCCGACGGCAGTGGCCTCGGGACCGACCGTTGGGACGACGATGCACTTCCATTTGCCGTCATCGTTCTGGCAGATCTGCTCGCCCGGGCCGACGGCCTGGGACCCGCTGGCATCGATGATCACGCTGCAGTACACGCCCTGGCAGTCCGGCACCGACATTCCTCTTACGAGCGAGCACGGAACGCCGTTGCGCCAGCAGACGATGGAGTTCAGCGGCCGTCCGCGGAGAAGAAGGTCGTCGGGCACGCACTCACCGGCGGAGATCATCCAGCCGGAGGTGCAGCCGCTGGCGACGGCGATCTCGAGGTAAGGAATGGGAGTTGGAGTCGGAGAGAGCACGATCTCCGGCGTGGGGCTGAGCGCGGTAGCTGCGGGCGGATTCGCCCCGTCGTTGGAGCAGGCTACGGAAAAGAGAAGGGCGAGTATAGCGAACAGGCCCACGAGCGCCGTGGTTTGCAACCCTCTGACGGACATTGCTGCCTCCCCTCCTACGGGACTCCGCCCTGAAGAATCTTTATTACCTTATCGGTGTCGATGTTCCCACCTGTGACGAGTGCGACCACGTTGCCGTTGCCGGCCTTGCCTGAGAATGCGCCGGCGATGGAGGCCGCGCCCGCGCCCTCCGGGATTACGTGGTTGTGCTCTGCAGTGAGGCGAATGGCGGCTGCGACATCGGCGAGCGTGGAGACGATTGAGCCTTCGAGGAGCTTTGTGACGATGGGCCACGTCTCGTCGAACACGAAGGGTGCGCCGATGCCGCTGATCCACGACGGCTTCTGGTCGACGGTCGTGGGTCTTCCGGCCGCCCATGACGCTGCTGCGGGCGCGCCGGTCTCCACCTCCGCGGCGTAGCACTTCGCCTGCGGGCGGAGGGCCTTGATGGCCGAGGCAACCGCCGCGGCCAGGCCGCCGCCTCCATACGGGATCAGGACGGCGTCCGTCTCCGGCAGGTCCTCGAGTATTTCGAGGCCGATGGTGGCGTTGCCTGCCATGACGTTGGGGTCTGCGAACGGGTGGATGAAGAGGCCCTTCATGCCCTTGTGGGAGTTCGTGCGGCATGTCTCGAGCACGGCGTCCCAGGTGTCCTTCACGATCCTTGCGCCGAGAGTCTCGATGGCCTTTAGCTTCGCCTGGGGAGCGCCCTCGTTGACGAGCACAGTGCACGGCAGGTCGAGGCGGTTGGCGGCGTATGAGACGGCGACGGCCATATTGCCGGAGCTGGCGGTCCAGACGCCGTCGCGAAGCTGGCTTTTCGACGCCATGCGGATGGCGTTCATGGCGCCTCTCAGCTTGAACGCACCGGAGGGCTGGAGGAGCTCGAGTTTGAGGAAGACGGAGGGGTGCTGGGTACTGGCTGCCGGGTGCTGCGTGAGAGCCGGGGAATGGATGGGGTCGAAGCGGACGAGGGGGGTGCGGATGACGGAGTCCTTGATGCGCTCGCGCGCGGCGCGGATAGCATCCAGGGTGATGGGCTGCGGGACGGTGGCGGACATGGCGGCCTCCGGTGGGGACGGTAGTTGGAAGTTGGTAGTTGGTAGTTAGAAGTTGGCCAGAGGCAAAGAGAACGGCCTCACTGCAATATGGCAGAGAGGCCGTTGCGATGCAAGGGGGACGAGCTTTTAGCTGAGGGAGTAGAGGGGCAACAGACGATGTTCCTCGGGCTCTGGTTTGGCCTTGACGATGTCGTCGATAGCCTCGAGCGCATCCGGGGCAAAGTACATCTCCCCAAACTGAATGCACACTTCAGCGGGAACATTCCTGAAGATGTACTGATTCCCGCGCCAGGTGTGGATGTGCTCAACCAACCGCGCTTTCACGGAACCTTTGCAGAAAATGCATGTATCGATCACGGGACCACCCTCCTCCGCCAATCATACCCCAGGGACGGGTCCGGCCTGTAAACCGTAATGCTATCCAACCCGGTGTAATGTGTGACGTCATGTGAGGTACCCCGTCCGGCGAATGCCTCAGACTGAAGCAGCCCCATCCCTGAATGCGACGCTGGCGCTGAGATCGCCTTCCGGGCTCCAGAGCTCCGCGGGGCCTTCGGCGACGTTGTTCCGCCAGCGGGATTGAGCCTTGACGTTGCCGTTGGACCAATACTGGGTCCAGACCATCGTCCTGTCAGTGGAGGTCAGGCCGGTTGGATGCGTGCCGCCTTTCGCGGGCTGCCATTCCTTCGTCCACTTCACCTTGCCGCTGGGGTAGCAGTACGTTTCCGTGCCGGTCTTGAGGCCGCTGACGTAGCGGACCTCGTACTGCGGCGTGCCGTCTTCGTAGTGCCACGTTTCGATACCGTGGAGGAGAAGCCCGCCGCGGGAATCGGAGGCGTCCGACCAGGTGACGCGCGGGTTGCCGTTTAGGTGGCGCTCGACGTGCTTCTCCGACACGCCGACGGCGGTGGGCGCGGGCGACTGCGGCTGGTTGTCCTTTTCGAGGATCCACGCTTCGTTCATCTCGAAGTGGAGGCACGGGTGGTTGGTTGAGGTGACGAGGTGGATGACGCCGTCCGGCGACTGCGTGGCGACGGAGTAGCCGAGCGTGTTCTCATGGTGCTCGGGGGCGCTGTGCCAGCCGCTCTCCTTGCCGGTGTCCTTGCCATGGGCGTGGGCATCGTGGATCTGGGCGGCGGCGAGGGTCTTGATGTGCCAGGTCTCGCCGTTGTCGTCCGAGAGGGCGACGAGCGTGCCGCGCTCCTTCATGGGGCTTGCGCCGCGGTTGGGCTGGGCATCGCAGGCGAAGAAGAGGCGGCCGCTCTTGAGGCGCAGCAGCGACGGGCGCTGGTTGAATGCGCCGGGGGAGAAGTGTGTCTTGAGCTTCTCCCAGGTCTTGCCGCCGTCGGCGGTCAAAGACCTGGGCATGAAGCCCTCGTACTCGCTGGTCTTGCCGCCCATCCCCAAAATGCGGCCATCCGCGAGCTCGGCGAAGGTGGTGTGGCGGCCGTGGGTGCGGCCCCCGGTATCGCGCCATGTCTTGCCGCCGTCTGTTGACGCCCAGAGAGCGGACGAGCCGCCACGCGCGTCTGTGGTGACATAGAGTGTGCCGTCCGCGCCGCGCCAGTGGGAGTTGATGGGCTGGGCGTCGTACGCGCCGAGGGGCCCTTCCAGCACGGGGAACCTGGTCTGTCCCCACGTTGCGCCATTATCCGTGGACTCAATCCACTTGAACGGGACGCCGTGCATGCTCACGCCGCCGGTTATGTGCCAGATGGCGCCGTTGTTGTGCAGCATGCCGGGGCTCTCTTCGATCACGTCCTGAGCGCTGTAGAAGTACTCGGGCCAGTCCCACTCCTGCGCGCCGTGGCGAAGGCGCTGTATGGTGAAGATGACGCTGGGGAGGTACTCCAGGTTGCTGGCGAGGCCTGAGAAATACGTGAGGAGGAGGTCGCCATTCGGGCAGGCGACGATGCCCGGGCTGTGCATGTGGCCCTGCAGGGCCGGATGGAGGGCGACGGCGGCAATCTCTTCGGGGTTGCGGTTGTCCGGCGGGATGGGCATGACGGCGCGCTTGCGGAAGTAAGGGCGGGCGCTCTCTCCCCTGCCCTTTCCGACTTCGGAGAGGGAGTTTGCAGCCGTAGCGCCGAGGCGCGAGACCGGCGCTGAGCTACGCGCGGTAGTCTGCTTCACGCCGCTGGTGACGAACAGGCCGGAGTAAGGGCGCGGCTTCGTGGCGGGCATCTCTGCCTGGACGACGCAGAAGCCGATGTCGTGGACGATCTGCGGGGTCCCCTACGGCTGCTGGACGCCGCCCCAACCGGGGCCGCGGCCGGCGTCCAGCGGCATGCCGGTCTGCGGCCACGGGTAACGGGGGTCCCATTTCCGCGCGGAGGACTGGCCGAAGCGCGGCGGTGCGCTGCTGCGGTTGGCTGAGCGCGAGTAGTATGGCGCGCGCGAGGTGACGCCGTGCCAGGACATCGTGCCGAAGCCGCCGCCGCGGACCACGCGCGTGTGGCCCCAGGACGGGCCTACGGGGTCGGCCTCATCGTCGTCCGGGTACTCGCCATGCCAGTCGTAGCACCATTCCGAGACGCCGGTGTGGACGTTGGCGACGCCCCAGGGGTTGATGTCGCCGTCGAAAGTCGGGAGGGAATCGCCGGACCAGAACGGCGCGGCTGTGCCCGCGCGCGCGGCGTACTCCCACTCCGCCTCTGTTGGCAGGCGGTACGGCTTGCCTTCGGGCTTGCTGAGCCACTCGCAGAACTCGACGGCCTCGTACCACGTGACGCTGGTGATGAAGCCGTGGTTCGATTGGGCGCTCCAGCCGGGGCGGAAGGCGAGGAACTGCTCCACGGTGACCGGCGTGCGGGAAATCTTGAACGGTCTGGAGATGATGACACGGCGGACGGGGCGCTCGTCCCAATCGCCGCGGGTCATGCGCGGGTGCGCGCCGAGGGCGGCGGCTTGCACGGGCTGGTCGTTGCCCATGCGGAAGCTGCCCGCGGGGATGTCGACAAGAGCGATGCCGAGCGATGTGGCGGTCATGAGAGCCTCGGGAGTAGTGAGTTGAGAGTTGTGAGATTAGCAGCCATTCAATCAGGTGTTGCCGTTTTCAAAAGTGACTTCGGATATGAGCGTGCCGTCCTCGCTCCACAGCCTGGCCGGCCCGGAGGCGACGTTGCCATGCCAGCGGGACTCCGCTTTTATTCGTCTATTGGGCCAGTACTGGCTCCAGGTCATGTCGCCGTGCTCGTCGCGGGCCTTCGTCCACCTCACCCGGCCGTCCGGGTCCCAGCAAGTCTCCGATCCCACTTTCACTCCGTTTTCGTAGTGGGCCTCGTAGTGGCGGGAACCGTCGTCATAATTCCAGGTCTCCAGGCCGTGCAGCACAGCTTGACCGAGCTCGTTGCGCGCTTCTGAGCACGTGACGCGCGGGTAGTCTCCGGGATGGCTCTCGACCCAATCCTGGACAGGGGAAGACGTGACGGGAAGAACGGTCTCCGACTGGTTCTGCGTGTCCAGTATCCACGCCTCGTTCATTTCGAAGTGGAGGCATGGGTGGTTGCACGATGTGATCAGGTGGATAATGCCATCCGGGGATTGGGTCACTTCCGAGTAGCCAATCGTCGCCTCCCGGTGAACGGGCGGGGAGTGCCAGCCACCCTCTTCGCTCATATCGCGGCCATGCAGGTAAGCATCATGTATCTGAGCGGCGGCGAGCGACTTGATGTGCCAGGTCTCCCCCTCATCATCCGAGAGGGCAACGACCACACCACGCTCCCTCATTGGGCTCACGCCGCGGTTGGGCTGGGCGTCGCAGGCGAAGAAGAGACGGCCGCTCTTGAGGCGGTGCAGCGACGGACGCTGGTTGAACGCGCCGGGGGAGAAGGGCGTCTTGAGCTTCTCCCAGGTCTTGCCGCTGTCCGAAGAGACAGACTTCGGCATGTAGCCGTCGATATTTGTGCTCTTTCCGCCCATGCCGAGGAGGCGCCCGTCTTTGAGCGGCGCAAATGCGGTGTGGCGGCCATGTGTGCGGCCGCCGGTGTCATACCACGTCTTGCCGTTATCCCTGGTTGCCCAGAGAAGCGACGAGCCCTTGTGGCCGTCCGAGGGCAGGTAAAGGGTCCCGTCTGTACCCCGGAACGGGACGTGGACCGGGTGGGGATCGTATGGACCGACCGGGCCGACAATGCGCGGGAACCTGGTCTCGCTCCACGTTGCGCCGTTGTCGCGCGACTCGTGCCATTGGAATGGGACTCCGTACAGGCTCACGCCGCCGGCAATGTGCCAGAGGACGCCGTCGTTGTTGAAGAGAACAACGCCGCCCTCAATGATGTCGTGGAACTTCGGAAAGTACTCGGGCCAGTCCCACTCGTCCGCGCCGAAACACAGACGGGACATCGTGAAGACCATGCTGGGCAGGAACTCCCGGTCGCTGGCGATCACGGAGAAGTAGCTGGCGATCAGATCTCCGTTGGGGCAGGCGACGATCCCGGGGCTGTGCATGTGGCCGCCCAGGGCGCGATGCATCCCCACCGCCTCGATCTGCTCCGGAGTCGCGTTATCAGGAGGAATGGGCATTATGGGGCGCTTCCGGAAGTAGGGCCGGGATTGCGGCGGCGCCTCACTCTCCCTGGCGGTGCGCTGCTTGACACCTGAGGAAGCGAAGATCGGTGTGACACGGCGCGGCGGTGTCGACGGCAGCTCCGCCTGCACAACCCGGAAGCCGATGTCATGGGTAATTTGCGGCGTGCCGTCCTGCCTTGGCACGCCCCCCCCAGCCGGGTCCCCTGCCCGCGTCCACGGGATGGCCGGCCTGCGGCCACGCATTCTTTGGATCCCAATCTCGCCCTGCGCTCTGACCGAAGCCAGGCGCGGCACTGCTGCGGTTGGACGCGCGCTTGTAGTAGAGCGATTGAGGCTGGACATTAATCCATGCGAACGTCCCAAAGCCCGACCCACGGACGACCTTCATGAGACTGCGGTCAGGCCCCACGGGGTGGGCCTCGTCGTCATCAGGGTACTCGTCGTGCCAGTCGTGGCACCATTCCGAGACGCCCGTGTGGAGGTTGGCGACGCCCCATGGATTTACGTCCTGATCGAAAGGAAGCGGGCGGTCTCCAGACCAGAAGAGGGTGCTTGTGCCTGCACGGGCGGCGTACTCCCACTCCCCCTCTGTGGGTAGCCGGTATGGCTTGCCCTCGCGCTTGCTGAGCCATTCGCAAAACTCCACAGCCTCGTACCAGGTGACACTGGTGATGAAGCCGTTTTTGGACTGCGGCTTCCAGTCCGGGCGGAAGGCAAGGAACTGCTCCACGGTAACAGGCGTGCGGGAGATCCTGAAGGGCGTTGAGATGGTGATGCGCCGGACGGGTCGCTCGTCCCAATCCCCGCGGGTCATGGCGTGGTACCCGCCGAGCTTTCTCGCGGGCACTGGCTGGTCGTTGCCCATGAGGAAGCTGCCGGCGGGAATGTCGACGAGAGCGATGCCGAGCGATGTTGCCACGGGGACCCCTGGATATTTAGGTTTGTCGTTCGCGTAGAGGATACAAGAATGAAGTCCTCCGCGCACTACCATGGATGGTCCTGACAGCCTCTTGACATCGATAACTGCTATAGTGTATTTCATTAAACATGTTGTTCATCCAATTAATTTGTTGAGTTAAAGTGCCGAGAAAGTACTCATTAGGGAAGCGCGCAGCACAGTTGCAACATACGCGCGACCGAATTGTCGCCGCCGCAATGGACCTGTACCGCGAACAGGGGATACGTTTGACAAGCGCACACGATGTAGCCCGACGCGCGGATGTCGCAACTGCGACTGTGCTAAACCACTTTTCTACGACGGATAAACTGGTCGAGGCGGCTTTGGCGCGCGTGCTGGATGAGCTACAGCTTCCTACAGGGACAATTTTCTCGGAAGCCGAATCTCCAAGGGAGAGGGTAATGAGGCTGGTGCCGGCAATGTTTGCGTTCTACGACCGCAGTGACGCCTGGCTCGAAATGTACCAGCGGGAGATCGGTATCGTACCTGCGTTGCAGGATGCCGAGGCGCGGGTCAGGCAGGCGGTTCAGGCGCTGTACACGGAAGCACTCGGCCCTCTTCTCAGCCACGGGCACCTCGGCCAGACCGTTTTTGGGCTAACTAGCCCAGTCACCCTTGGAGCGATGCGCAGCACCGGCCTCACGTTAGACGGAGCATCAGCCATTATCACAAAGATCTTGGCGGGGATGGTCGACGAAGCATTGAACGAGATAGGTAAGAAATGAAGCTCTTTACGATGCTTACTACAGGTTCGGAACGCCTCCCTGGGTCGCAAGCGCGAGATCGGAGTTAGTGCATCTTGTGGAAAGCGGCAGGCTGCTCCCGGGGAAAGCGTTGGATCTCGGCTGCGGGGAGGGCGATAACGCAATTTTCCTGGCTACGCACGGCTTCGATACCACCGCCGTCGACTATGCTCCCACGGCCATCGCCAAGGCGAAGCGAAAGGCGGCGGCGGCTGGGGCGACGGTCAAATTCGTAGTTGACGAT
Coding sequences within:
- a CDS encoding formylglycine-generating enzyme family protein gives rise to the protein MKYTIAVIDVKRLSGPSMVVRGGLHSCILYANDKPKYPGVPVATSLGIALVDIPAGSFLMGNDQPVPARKLGGYHAMTRGDWDERPVRRITISTPFRISRTPVTVEQFLAFRPDWKPQSKNGFITSVTWYEAVEFCEWLSKREGKPYRLPTEGEWEYAARAGTSTLFWSGDRPLPFDQDVNPWGVANLHTGVSEWCHDWHDEYPDDDEAHPVGPDRSLMKVVRGSGFGTFAWINVQPQSLYYKRASNRSSAAPGFGQSAGRDWDPKNAWPQAGHPVDAGRGPGWGGRAKAGRHAANYP
- a CDS encoding pyridoxal-phosphate dependent enzyme — protein: MSATVPQPITLDAIRAARERIKDSVIRTPLVRFDPIHSPALTQHPAASTQHPSVFLKLELLQPSGAFKLRGAMNAIRMASKSQLRDGVWTASSGNMAVAVSYAANRLDLPCTVLVNEGAPQAKLKAIETLGARIVKDTWDAVLETCRTNSHKGMKGLFIHPFADPNVMAGNATIGLEILEDLPETDAVLIPYGGGGLAAAVASAIKALRPQAKCYAAEVETGAPAAASWAAGRPTTVDQKPSWISGIGAPFVFDETWPIVTKLLEGSIVSTLADVAAAIRLTAEHNHVIPEGAGAASIAGAFSGKAGNGNVVALVTGGNIDTDKVIKILQGGVP
- a CDS encoding YgiT-type zinc finger protein, with protein sequence MAEEGGPVIDTCIFCKGSVKARLVEHIHTWRGNQYIFRNVPAEVCIQFGEMYFAPDALEAIDDIVKAKPEPEEHRLLPLYSLS
- a CDS encoding TetR/AcrR family transcriptional regulator, which encodes MDLYREQGIRLTSAHDVARRADVATATVLNHFSTTDKLVEAALARVLDELQLPTGTIFSEAESPRERVMRLVPAMFAFYDRSDAWLEMYQREIGIVPALQDAEARVRQAVQALYTEALGPLLSHGHLGQTVFGLTSPVTLGAMRSTGLTLDGASAIITKILAGMVDEALNEIGKK
- a CDS encoding formylglycine-generating enzyme family protein; the protein is MTATSLGIALVDIPAGSFRMGNDQPVQAAALGAHPRMTRGDWDERPVRRVIISRPFKISRTPVTVEQFLAFRPGWSAQSNHGFITSVTWYEAVEFCEWLSKPEGKPYRLPTEAEWEYAARAGTAAPFWSGDSLPTFDGDINPWGVANVHTGVSEWCYDWHGEYPDDDEADPVGPSWGHTRVVRGGGFGTMSWHGVTSRAPYYSRSANRSSAPPRFGQSSARKWDPRYPWPQTGMPLDAGRGPGWGGVQQP